A window of Halobellus sp. LT62 contains these coding sequences:
- a CDS encoding thiamine-phosphate synthase family protein, which translates to MKFIEEVVVEEFLPTFRSMLAEALRERGLTQHEVAEALGISQSAVSKYAHGEVARREEVLGDERVVDLVERVADGLATGDMTRVQALVEAEVLVRRLESGDLLARLHEEAMPELAEYDGYARIHDPESGLRTSEQVRSSLRQALRRLTNASGFAGLIPNVGSNLVECLPEAGTVDDVAGVPGRIVDVKGRATVPGDPEFGVSEHVANVLLSARKGGADVRAALNVRYDKQLVADLEAAGYDAIEFDPDAPTDPIREAVASRDADNLSPTFVCYQTGGFGIEPITYVLGPDADSVVTAVKTLLGR; encoded by the coding sequence ATGAAGTTCATCGAGGAAGTCGTCGTCGAGGAGTTCCTTCCCACGTTTCGGTCGATGCTGGCGGAGGCGCTCCGCGAGCGGGGGCTGACGCAGCACGAGGTCGCGGAGGCGCTGGGAATCAGCCAGAGCGCCGTCTCGAAGTACGCCCACGGCGAGGTCGCCCGGCGCGAGGAAGTGCTCGGAGACGAGCGCGTCGTCGACCTCGTCGAGCGCGTCGCCGACGGCCTCGCGACGGGCGATATGACCCGCGTGCAGGCGCTCGTTGAGGCTGAGGTGCTCGTGCGGCGACTGGAGTCGGGCGACCTCCTGGCTCGCCTGCACGAGGAGGCGATGCCCGAACTCGCCGAGTACGACGGCTACGCGCGGATCCACGACCCCGAGAGCGGCCTCCGCACGAGCGAACAGGTCCGCTCGTCGCTTCGGCAGGCCCTCCGCCGACTCACGAACGCGAGCGGCTTCGCGGGCCTCATCCCGAACGTCGGCTCGAACCTCGTCGAGTGCCTTCCGGAAGCCGGCACCGTCGACGACGTCGCGGGCGTCCCCGGCCGCATCGTCGACGTCAAGGGACGCGCGACGGTCCCCGGCGATCCGGAGTTCGGCGTCAGCGAGCACGTCGCGAACGTCCTCCTCTCCGCCAGAAAAGGCGGTGCGGACGTCCGCGCTGCGCTCAACGTCCGCTACGACAAGCAACTCGTCGCGGATCTCGAAGCCGCCGGCTACGACGCGATCGAGTTCGACCCCGACGCCCCGACCGACCCGATCCGCGAGGCGGTCGCCTCGCGCGACGCCGACAACCTCTCTCCGACGTTCGTCTGCTATCAGACCGGCGGCTTCGGCATCGAACCGATAACGTACGTGCTCGGTCCCGACGCCGACAGCGTCGTCACCGCGGTCAAAACGCTGCTCGGACGCTGA
- a CDS encoding DUF192 domain-containing protein: protein MRVVHDTNGEETRTLAGDVDVADTFLTQARGLMFRRSIPEDYAMAFTFEEAKERNLHMVFVPFDLDALWIVEGEVRAKKRLRAWRGFGAAVADAIVELPAGVADGVEVGDAVRIVE, encoded by the coding sequence GTGCGAGTCGTACACGACACCAACGGGGAAGAGACGCGAACGCTCGCCGGCGACGTCGACGTCGCCGACACGTTTCTCACGCAGGCGCGGGGGCTGATGTTCCGTCGATCGATTCCCGAGGACTACGCGATGGCGTTCACCTTCGAGGAGGCCAAAGAGCGGAACCTCCATATGGTGTTCGTGCCGTTCGACCTCGACGCGCTGTGGATCGTCGAGGGCGAGGTGCGGGCGAAGAAACGACTCCGCGCGTGGCGTGGGTTCGGCGCTGCGGTCGCGGACGCGATCGTCGAACTGCCCGCTGGTGTCGCCGACGGCGTCGAGGTCGGCGACGCGGTCCGCATCGTCGAGTGA
- a CDS encoding (R)-citramalate synthase yields the protein MVDLFGGNPDNPLASTVDSDNSVQLLDTTLRDGEQAPGVSLTPDQKADIARSLDAANIEFIEAGSACTGEGERETIRQVTALDLDATVTSFARGVQKDVDLALDCDVDGVTIVVPASDKHIERKVGTTHDEVVENTGELVAYAKDHGLWVEVIGEDGSRADLDFLERLMREALDAGADRSCFADTVGHATPETAYEYVSRLAELGPVSTHTHDDLGLGMTNVWASLAAGADLVHGTINGIGERAGNVALEEVAIALSHGYGVETAKLEDLYDLAQQVSHATGVPLPPNKAVVGENAFTHESGIHTDGTLKDDTMYEPYPPEMVGRERRLVLGKHAGRAGVRAALDEHDVDVTEEELAAVVDRVKRLGDRDKRVTDADLLAIAEDVQGRERDRHVELLDLTAASGGGTPTASVRLRIGDRERVASGTGSGPVDAAIKAVKAALGSDADAQLESYHVDAITGGTDAVVTVEVEMSKGDRTVTVATSDSDITRCSVDAMVEALDRLLGAEAVERDAQPEDATLADD from the coding sequence GTGGTCGATTTATTCGGGGGTAACCCCGACAACCCCCTAGCATCCACCGTGGATTCTGACAACTCTGTACAGCTACTAGATACGACGCTGCGCGACGGTGAGCAAGCGCCGGGTGTCTCGCTGACGCCCGACCAGAAGGCAGACATCGCGAGATCGCTCGACGCCGCGAACATCGAGTTCATCGAGGCCGGGAGTGCCTGCACCGGCGAGGGCGAGCGCGAGACTATCCGACAGGTCACCGCGCTCGACCTCGACGCGACGGTGACGAGCTTCGCTCGCGGCGTCCAGAAGGATGTCGACCTCGCGCTCGATTGCGACGTCGACGGCGTGACGATCGTCGTCCCCGCCAGCGACAAGCACATCGAGCGGAAGGTCGGGACGACGCACGACGAGGTCGTCGAGAACACTGGCGAACTCGTCGCCTACGCGAAGGACCACGGCCTCTGGGTCGAGGTCATCGGCGAGGACGGCTCGCGGGCCGACCTCGACTTCCTCGAACGCCTGATGCGCGAGGCGCTCGACGCCGGCGCGGACCGGTCGTGCTTCGCCGACACCGTCGGGCACGCGACGCCGGAGACGGCCTACGAGTACGTCTCGCGGCTCGCGGAGCTCGGACCGGTGTCGACGCACACCCACGACGACCTCGGACTGGGGATGACGAACGTCTGGGCCAGCCTCGCGGCCGGTGCGGACCTCGTCCACGGCACGATCAACGGCATCGGCGAGCGCGCGGGCAACGTCGCGCTCGAAGAGGTCGCCATCGCGCTCTCGCACGGCTACGGCGTCGAGACGGCCAAGCTCGAGGACCTCTACGACCTCGCACAGCAGGTCTCCCACGCCACGGGGGTCCCGCTGCCGCCGAACAAGGCGGTCGTCGGCGAGAACGCTTTCACGCACGAGAGCGGCATCCACACCGACGGGACGCTCAAGGACGACACGATGTACGAGCCGTATCCGCCCGAAATGGTGGGCCGAGAGCGACGGCTCGTCCTCGGCAAGCACGCCGGGCGCGCGGGCGTCCGCGCCGCGCTCGACGAGCACGACGTCGACGTCACTGAGGAGGAACTCGCCGCCGTCGTCGATCGCGTGAAGCGACTCGGCGACCGCGACAAACGCGTCACTGACGCCGATTTGCTCGCGATCGCCGAAGACGTACAGGGTCGCGAGCGCGACCGACACGTCGAACTGCTGGATCTCACCGCCGCCTCGGGCGGCGGGACCCCGACGGCCTCGGTCCGGCTCCGCATCGGCGACCGCGAACGCGTGGCCTCCGGCACCGGTAGCGGCCCGGTCGACGCCGCCATCAAGGCCGTCAAAGCCGCGCTCGGCTCCGACGCCGACGCGCAGTTAGAATCCTACCACGTCGACGCGATCACCGGCGGTACCGACGCCGTCGTCACCGTCGAAGTGGAGATGTCGAAGGGCGACCGGACGGTCACCGTGGCCACGTCGGACTCGGACATCACCCGCTGTAGCGTCGACGCGATGGTCGAAGCGCTCGACCGACTGCTCGGAGCCGAGGCCGTCGAACGCGACGCCCAACCCGAGGACGCGACGCTCGCGGACGACTGA
- a CDS encoding DUF7097 family protein: MEETPTGTPVGVDDPYEHAGVCDHLTGDGRCRFALTRAGDDPDFSAERRAADYACVAGDEDREFRDCPHYRSTTDGRECVRCGLESVRIAHDGSRSLLEEHHLSYGESGSTRGSDGASASGCGDPSHEITVALCRWCHAKIHQSFARIDDDVEPDPEAFAAREERRSKEQSEFGFSTARERRDSDGG, encoded by the coding sequence ATGGAGGAGACGCCAACGGGAACGCCGGTCGGCGTCGACGACCCGTACGAACACGCGGGCGTCTGCGATCACCTCACCGGCGACGGTCGCTGTCGGTTCGCGCTGACCCGCGCGGGCGACGACCCCGATTTTTCGGCCGAGCGGCGCGCTGCCGACTACGCGTGCGTCGCCGGCGACGAGGACCGGGAGTTCCGCGACTGTCCCCACTACCGCTCGACCACCGACGGCCGCGAGTGCGTCCGCTGCGGCCTCGAATCCGTCCGGATCGCTCACGACGGTTCACGGTCGCTGCTCGAAGAACATCACCTGTCGTACGGCGAGAGCGGGTCGACGAGAGGCTCGGACGGTGCGAGCGCCAGCGGCTGCGGAGACCCCTCCCACGAGATCACGGTCGCGCTCTGTCGGTGGTGCCACGCGAAGATCCACCAGTCGTTCGCGCGCATCGACGACGACGTCGAACCGGATCCCGAGGCGTTCGCCGCCCGGGAGGAGCGCCGCTCGAAGGAGCAATCGGAGTTCGGGTTTTCGACCGCGCGGGAGCGCCGCGATTCCGACGGCGGGTGA
- a CDS encoding GMP synthase subunit A — MTRIVVIDNHGQFTHLERRALRDLDVDVELLDNETPASDIDADGIVLSGGPDMDRIGNCADYLDLDVPIFGICLGMQILAAELDGSVGSGDYGGYADVDVEILDSEDPLVGSLAPETRVWASHADEVKEVPDGFTRTATSDVCDVEAMSDPDRGLYGVQWHPEVAHTERGEEVFENFVSICR; from the coding sequence ATGACTCGCATCGTCGTCATCGACAACCACGGCCAGTTCACCCACCTCGAACGCCGCGCGCTCCGCGACCTCGACGTCGATGTCGAGCTGCTGGACAACGAGACGCCAGCGTCCGACATCGACGCCGACGGGATCGTCCTCTCGGGCGGCCCGGACATGGACCGCATCGGCAACTGCGCGGACTACCTCGACCTCGACGTTCCCATCTTCGGGATCTGCCTCGGAATGCAGATCCTCGCGGCGGAACTCGACGGCTCGGTCGGCTCCGGCGACTACGGCGGCTACGCCGACGTCGACGTCGAGATCCTCGATTCCGAGGACCCGCTCGTCGGCTCGCTCGCCCCGGAGACGCGCGTGTGGGCCAGCCACGCCGACGAGGTGAAGGAAGTCCCCGACGGGTTCACGCGCACCGCGACCTCCGACGTCTGCGACGTCGAAGCGATGAGCGATCCCGACCGCGGTCTCTACGGCGTCCAGTGGCACCCCGAAGTCGCCCACACCGAGCGGGGCGAGGAAGTGTTCGAGAACTTCGTCTCGATCTGCCGGTAA
- a CDS encoding cob(I)yrinic acid a,c-diamide adenosyltransferase, producing MTDGDDTTAQTPAETRRSTPGGGVRPSATDVEPSAPEEFGLVQAWWGDGKGKTTAALGMAFRAAGHGYRVHLLQFMKGGADSVESVRGEYNAIAAVPGISYENTGHYGWHGLLDGSDEDEHLAKARGALARADALIEAAGDADLTQPLDLDDEPEAGVHLLVLDEILYAVDKGLLDESDVLDLIDAKPENLELVLTGSHTHPEYLRDAADLVTEVRKVKHPFDAGIRARKGTEY from the coding sequence ATGACCGACGGCGACGACACGACCGCACAGACACCCGCCGAGACCCGCCGATCGACGCCCGGCGGCGGCGTCCGGCCGAGCGCGACCGACGTCGAGCCGAGCGCGCCCGAGGAGTTCGGACTGGTGCAGGCGTGGTGGGGCGACGGCAAGGGCAAGACCACCGCAGCGCTCGGGATGGCGTTCCGCGCGGCGGGACACGGCTATCGCGTGCACCTCCTCCAGTTTATGAAGGGCGGCGCAGACTCCGTCGAGAGCGTCCGCGGCGAGTACAACGCCATCGCGGCCGTTCCCGGAATTTCCTACGAGAACACCGGCCATTACGGCTGGCACGGTCTGCTGGACGGCTCCGACGAGGACGAACACCTCGCGAAGGCCCGCGGCGCGCTCGCCCGAGCCGACGCACTCATCGAGGCCGCGGGCGACGCCGATCTGACCCAACCGCTCGATCTCGACGACGAACCCGAGGCGGGCGTTCACCTTCTCGTCCTCGACGAGATCCTCTACGCCGTCGATAAGGGCCTCCTCGACGAATCGGACGTGCTCGATCTGATCGACGCGAAGCCCGAAAACCTCGAACTCGTGCTGACGGGCAGCCACACCCACCCCGAATATCTCCGCGACGCGGCCGACCTCGTGACCGAGGTACGGAAGGTGAAACACCCCTTCGACGCGGGAATCCGGGCGCGGAAGGGGACCGAGTACTGA
- a CDS encoding AAA family ATPase, translated as MVEAFAVASGKGGTGKTTSTLALGMALAERYDVTVIDADTGMANLLFHAGLDDADVTLHDLLVDEREVPVADAVYDRFGMSVVPCGTSLAAFEAADPGRLRDVVAELAADADVLLLDSPAALGSKSAVLPVVLADRVVVVLQPTVPSLSDGLKVQEYARSYGSETAGVLFNRVRPDEDVEAIGEQAARYFGGTTLASVPESDAVRAARRAGEPLLAHAPRDPAADAFHEAASNLEVRTGDAGDVADRFRSAVVPDRP; from the coding sequence ATGGTCGAGGCGTTCGCCGTCGCGAGCGGCAAGGGCGGCACCGGGAAGACGACGAGCACGCTGGCGCTCGGGATGGCGCTCGCCGAGCGGTACGACGTCACCGTCATCGACGCCGACACCGGGATGGCGAATCTCCTCTTTCACGCGGGACTCGACGACGCGGACGTCACGCTACACGACCTGCTGGTCGACGAGCGCGAGGTCCCGGTCGCCGACGCGGTGTACGACCGTTTCGGGATGTCCGTCGTTCCGTGCGGGACGAGCCTCGCGGCGTTCGAGGCGGCCGATCCGGGCAGACTCAGGGACGTCGTCGCCGAACTCGCCGCCGACGCCGACGTTCTCCTGTTGGACTCGCCCGCGGCGCTCGGCTCGAAGAGCGCCGTGCTCCCCGTCGTGCTCGCCGACCGCGTCGTGGTCGTGTTGCAGCCGACGGTTCCCTCGCTGTCGGACGGGCTGAAAGTCCAAGAGTACGCACGCTCGTACGGCTCCGAGACGGCCGGCGTGCTGTTCAACCGCGTGCGCCCCGACGAGGACGTCGAGGCGATCGGCGAGCAGGCGGCGCGGTACTTCGGCGGGACGACGCTCGCGAGCGTGCCCGAGAGCGACGCGGTTCGGGCGGCGCGGCGGGCGGGCGAACCCCTGCTCGCGCACGCGCCCCGCGATCCGGCGGCGGACGCGTTCCACGAGGCGGCGTCGAACTTAGAGGTTCGGACCGGCGACGCGGGCGACGTCGCGGACCGCTTCCGGAGCGCCGTCGTTCCCGACCGGCCCTGA
- the dcd gene encoding dCTP deaminase, whose amino-acid sequence MILSDDDILARLESGDLVVEPIDDLDMQVQPASLDLRLGEEFLEFQRTNISCIHPNRESEVDEYVTETHVPEGEEFILHPGDFVLGTTKERVEIPDDLLATVEGRSSLGRLAVVIHATAGIVDPGYKGQITLELSNLGTAPVALTPGMRVSQLVFTELTQPAARPYGVERGSKYQNQKGPQASRIGADPEFDAKRTGGTDGADGRRDTDG is encoded by the coding sequence ATGATACTCTCGGACGACGACATCCTCGCTCGCCTCGAATCCGGCGACCTCGTCGTCGAACCCATCGACGACCTCGATATGCAGGTCCAGCCGGCGAGTCTGGACCTCCGGCTCGGCGAGGAGTTCTTGGAGTTCCAGCGGACGAACATCTCCTGCATCCATCCGAACAGGGAGTCTGAAGTCGACGAGTACGTGACCGAAACCCACGTTCCGGAAGGGGAGGAGTTCATCCTCCACCCCGGCGACTTCGTCCTCGGGACGACCAAAGAGCGCGTGGAGATCCCCGACGACCTACTGGCGACCGTCGAGGGGCGCTCCTCACTGGGCCGCCTCGCGGTCGTCATCCACGCGACGGCGGGCATCGTCGACCCGGGATACAAGGGCCAGATCACGCTCGAACTGTCGAACCTCGGCACCGCTCCTGTGGCACTCACGCCGGGGATGCGCGTCTCACAGCTGGTGTTCACGGAGCTCACACAGCCCGCGGCGCGGCCCTACGGCGTCGAGCGCGGTTCGAAGTACCAGAACCAAAAGGGACCGCAGGCGTCTCGAATCGGCGCGGATCCGGAGTTCGACGCGAAACGTACCGGCGGGACCGACGGAGCAGACGGCCGACGGGATACGGACGGATGA
- a CDS encoding glutathione S-transferase family protein: MNMLVDGEWRTDAYEATNEDGEFDRDETSFRNWIQDDPDAEFPAEPGRYHVYISRACPWAHRVAMTRRLQGLTEDISLSIVEPVRIDDGWEFSEEYPDPLYGEEFLRDVYTRADPEFTGRVTVPVLWDTEKETIVNNESAEIMRMLVTEFDDENDVDLLPEGRVEEIDGLIDDIYESINNGVYRAGFADSQDAYEEAIEDLFGALDRWEDVLEDQRFLAGDVFTEADVAMFATLVRFDHVYHTHFKCNRRAIHEYPNLWNYTKEVYQLGDIAETVNIDHITRHYYMSHGDINPKRLVPTGPDIDFSAPHNRDRLPSDLPDALRSGAAVADD; the protein is encoded by the coding sequence ATGAATATGCTCGTCGACGGCGAGTGGCGGACCGACGCCTACGAGGCGACCAACGAGGACGGCGAGTTCGACCGAGACGAGACGTCGTTCCGAAACTGGATCCAAGACGACCCCGATGCCGAGTTCCCCGCGGAACCGGGTCGCTATCACGTCTACATCTCGCGGGCGTGCCCGTGGGCCCACCGGGTCGCGATGACGCGTCGGCTGCAGGGCCTCACGGAGGACATCTCCCTGTCGATCGTCGAGCCCGTGCGCATCGACGACGGCTGGGAGTTCTCCGAGGAGTACCCCGACCCGCTCTACGGCGAGGAATTCCTCCGCGACGTCTACACCCGTGCGGACCCCGAGTTCACGGGTCGTGTGACGGTTCCGGTGCTGTGGGACACAGAGAAAGAGACGATCGTCAACAACGAGTCTGCGGAAATAATGCGGATGCTCGTCACCGAGTTCGACGACGAAAACGACGTCGACCTGCTGCCCGAGGGACGCGTCGAGGAAATCGACGGGCTCATCGACGACATCTACGAGTCGATCAACAACGGCGTCTACCGCGCCGGATTCGCCGATTCCCAAGACGCCTACGAGGAGGCCATCGAGGACCTCTTCGGCGCGCTCGACCGCTGGGAGGACGTCCTCGAAGACCAGCGGTTCCTCGCCGGCGACGTCTTCACCGAGGCTGACGTAGCGATGTTCGCGACGCTCGTCCGTTTCGATCACGTCTACCACACCCACTTCAAGTGCAACCGCCGGGCGATCCACGAGTACCCGAACCTCTGGAACTACACCAAGGAGGTGTACCAGCTGGGCGACATCGCCGAGACGGTGAACATCGACCACATCACGCGGCATTACTACATGAGCCACGGCGACATCAACCCCAAGCGACTCGTGCCGACCGGCCCCGACATCGACTTCTCCGCGCCGCACAACCGCGACCGGCTTCCGTCCGACCTCCCCGACGCGCTGCGAAGCGGCGCGGCCGTCGCCGACGACTGA
- a CDS encoding cobyric acid synthase: protein MTAETILVAGTASHVGKSTVAAGLCRRLNDAGVDVAPFKAQNMSNEARAVVQPSAARGAAVTTSADSDDFDDPAFGEIGVSQYVQARAAGVRPTTDHNPVLLKPRGSEESQLVVDGVAVGHYAAGDYYAEHWDDARRAAEAAHRRLAAAHDVVVAEGAGSIAEINFHERDLANVETARFADARILLVADIERGGVFASILGTLELLPNDVRERVVGVAISKFRGDRSLLEPGIEEIESRTGVPVLAVLPYDDPGLPEEDSVSLPAAGEREIRGTEDGIDEAHAVTVAVPRLPRASNTADVDPLVDVPGVRVAFVPLDAPFDDADAVVLTGTKNSVDDLRAVRETGLHERLRGFDGPIVGLCGGYQLLGERLVDVDVEGVGESVDDVVSDGVAEATDERVDESPTRSGIALLPVETAFSRRKRVAPVEWRFDGTGPLAGASGRVEGYEIHAGETHPAGAARRDHPVDAQASDSVETPFSAPDRDPLTLGAARGNVLGTYLHGLFENDAPREAFVDRVYEQAGVSRPTIVADTASHTGSDPYADAAALVESLPLDVLCPTHAP from the coding sequence ATGACCGCTGAGACGATACTCGTCGCGGGCACCGCGAGTCACGTCGGTAAGAGCACCGTCGCCGCCGGGCTCTGTCGCCGCCTCAACGACGCCGGCGTTGACGTCGCACCGTTCAAGGCGCAGAATATGAGCAACGAGGCGCGAGCGGTCGTGCAGCCGAGCGCCGCTCGGGGGGCGGCGGTGACAACGTCAGCCGACTCCGACGACTTCGACGACCCGGCGTTCGGCGAGATCGGCGTCTCCCAGTACGTTCAGGCCCGCGCAGCCGGCGTCCGGCCGACGACCGACCACAACCCGGTGCTCCTGAAACCCCGCGGGAGCGAAGAGTCGCAGCTCGTCGTCGACGGCGTCGCCGTCGGGCATTACGCCGCGGGCGACTACTACGCCGAGCACTGGGATGACGCGAGGCGCGCCGCCGAGGCAGCGCACCGGCGGCTTGCCGCCGCACACGACGTCGTCGTCGCCGAGGGGGCCGGATCCATCGCCGAGATCAACTTCCACGAGCGCGATCTCGCGAACGTCGAGACGGCCCGCTTCGCGGACGCGCGGATCCTCCTAGTCGCCGACATCGAACGCGGCGGCGTCTTCGCATCGATTCTGGGAACGCTCGAACTGCTCCCCAACGACGTCCGCGAGCGGGTCGTCGGCGTCGCGATCAGTAAGTTCCGCGGGGACCGCTCGCTGTTGGAACCCGGGATCGAGGAGATCGAATCGCGGACCGGCGTCCCCGTGCTCGCGGTGCTGCCGTACGACGATCCCGGCCTCCCCGAGGAGGACAGTGTCTCGCTGCCCGCGGCGGGCGAGCGCGAGATCCGGGGAACCGAGGACGGTATCGACGAGGCGCACGCCGTCACGGTCGCGGTTCCGCGACTCCCGCGGGCCTCCAACACCGCCGACGTCGACCCGCTCGTCGACGTGCCCGGCGTCCGCGTGGCGTTCGTTCCCCTCGATGCACCCTTCGACGACGCCGACGCGGTCGTCCTCACCGGGACGAAGAACAGCGTCGACGACCTGCGGGCCGTCCGCGAGACGGGCTTACACGAACGCCTTCGCGGATTCGACGGCCCGATCGTCGGCCTCTGCGGCGGCTATCAACTGCTCGGTGAACGTCTCGTCGATGTCGACGTCGAGGGCGTCGGTGAGAGCGTCGACGACGTCGTGAGCGACGGCGTCGCCGAGGCTACCGACGAGCGCGTCGACGAGAGCCCGACGCGTTCCGGAATCGCCCTGCTTCCGGTCGAGACCGCCTTCTCGCGTCGGAAGCGCGTCGCGCCGGTCGAGTGGCGATTCGACGGGACAGGACCGCTCGCTGGCGCGTCAGGGCGAGTCGAGGGCTACGAGATTCACGCGGGCGAGACGCACCCCGCGGGCGCGGCCAGACGCGATCATCCTGTCGACGCCCAAGCCTCCGATTCGGTCGAGACGCCCTTCTCGGCTCCGGACCGTGATCCACTGACGCTCGGTGCGGCGCGGGGGAACGTCCTCGGAACGTATCTCCACGGCCTCTTCGAGAACGACGCGCCGCGCGAGGCGTTCGTCGATCGCGTGTACGAGCAGGCGGGCGTGTCGCGACCGACGATCGTAGCTGACACGGCGTCGCACACCGGTTCCGACCCCTACGCCGACGCCGCGGCGCTCGTCGAGTCACTCCCGCTCGACGTCCTGTGTCCGACCCACGCGCCCTGA